Within Xiphias gladius isolate SHS-SW01 ecotype Sanya breed wild chromosome 14, ASM1685928v1, whole genome shotgun sequence, the genomic segment AGTACGACAGCTGTTCGTCCTTCATGAGCAGCGAGTTGGAATCCACTTCCTGCTTTGATTCAGAAGATGATGACGCAACCAGCAGGTCAGACGTTTGGCTCGCTCATAAGTGCATCTCCCAGTGAGAAAAGGCATTAGGCGTGAGGAATGCATCTGGAATTACAGATGATGGGTTTTGGCAGAGATTACTATAGTCTGTGGTTTTTATGGTCACCCCCAGGTACTACTTCATGAGTCTTAGAAATATTTGCAATCCACTTTAGAACCACAGCTTATCTCAGTCTTCAGGCATCTTCCAGgatgttttttcctgttttgcagcTCTTATTGATCTCGACCAAAGTTTCATCAGTATATGAATTTCTATCCAccgcagagagaaacagatttttacATCAACAAAATTTCTAGATACTGGCGTCAACTGATGCTTTGTCAGTCAGGTCATAACTTCTAAACAAAGTAAGCTGGATGCTGTTTTACAAACAGTTTAAGCTGGTCCTGACTCCTGGAAAGCATCACTTTTATTATGGAAACAGTGGTACGGTACAAAGAGGTTTACATTTGACATTTAGACAAGTTACATGGGGACAATCTGATTACGTTTCTGTCCAGGTATTTTTAGTTACATTATGATCTGTCCTGATTTTTAAGCTTGATTTAGGCAGAAATGTTTGTCTGATGACTGAATTTATATggtataatttattatttaaataatcacATATGAAGTATTTGGTCATTAGCTCATATTCCAGCATTTgtgcattattttcaaaatgtttaatattttggcTCTACTTATATTCAGGTTCAGCAGCTCAACTGAACAAAGCTCCTCTCGTCTAATGAGACGACACCGCCGTCGCCGACGGAAACCTAAGGCCTCCAATATGGACAGGGTAAGATCATACACACACTTGGAAGCACAGGACTGCAGACTactttatcaaaatgtttgcttcAGTTTGTGACTTTTTTCCCTCCCACTTCTTAtcattcttcattttcattctccAGTCCTCATCATTCAGCAGCATCACAGATTCCACCATGTCTCTGAACATCATCACTGTCACTCTCAACATGGGTAAGTGACTTAGCAATTTGAAAATTGCACATAGAATGCAATTAAATTTGTTGGAATAAatagtctgtgttgtttttccctTATAATGCCTCCTTATGTAGTCACACACTGAGCCAAAGTTCAAAAAACTCCCTCCACATGACAGGAaagtacacaaacataaacaatttGTTCCATATTGATGCAGGTCGTGATCATCTTCTCTGTCTTTACTTACTTCACTACTGCTTCGCTTTGCTTCAGTCTTGAATACACATTGTCTGTTCGTCTCCACCTCACAGAGAAGTACAACTTCTTGGGCATCAGTATTGTGGGTCAGAGTAATGAGAGGGGAGATGGAGGAATCTACATCGGCTCTATCATGAAGGGAGGAGCTGTGGCTGCAGATGGACGCATAGAGCCTGGGGACATGCTgttgcaggtgtgtgtctgtatgtgtgtttaagacagggaaagcgagagagagacagggacacacacaaaggatgaaaaatgtgtgtgggtgCTTGCCTGGGACTAGGAccaggaaagtgtgtgtgtgtgtgtgtgtgtgtgtgtgtgtgtgtgtgtgtgtgtgtgtgtgtgtgtctgcatattGTGTTTGCGTTTAGTGCCAGCAACTGCAGTGAAGTGGAAAGGACTTAGTAATGTGAGAAcaatcaaaggtttttttttttttccataagtTCATATGTATCAGTGCCACAAATGCATTTAGCAGTGTCATTACACaacatttctcttttccctGCTTATTTACATTTCCAAAATTTTATACCTCTTTTATATAGGACACAATGGAGTATCATGTCTGTCCTTTATTGTCATAATTTGAGAAGCagatttttctcatatttttgtcAATCTTATGTATGCAGCCTGaaagattttaatattttttttctttaatttttattcctGCAGGTAAACGACATCAACTTTGAGAACATGAGCAATGATGATGCAGTGCGAGTGCTAAGGGACATTGTACACAAGCCAGGGTAAGCAGCACACATTAATACAAACAtgcattttctttaataaatatgaatattattCCATAAAACAGAGGTGCAACATAAGAACATAACGGAATTCTAGTAAAGATGAAGCTgaggtttttctgtgttttttagatTAGTGTTAACTGTCCGTGCGTaatctttgtctctgtgtttattaCCAGCCCCATTACGCTGACTGTGGCTAAGTGCTGGGACCCGAACCCTCGGAGCTGCTTTGCTCTGCCAAGGAGTGAGTGTTTGTTTCATCTTCCTTGTTCTGATTTGGTATGTTGTTCCTCTGGGTTGGATAAGATCAACAACTCCAACTGCCTTCCCTACCTGTCATTGAACAGGCGAGCCAATCCGGCCCATTGACCCAGCTGCGTGGGTGTCCCACACGGCGGCCATGACTGGGGTTTACCCCCCATATGGCATGAGCCCTTCCATGAGCACCGtcacctccaccagctcctccaTCAGCAGCTCTATCCCTGAGACTGAACGTGAGTTGCATCACTCCCTGTGGCTACATGTTGTGACTTGTTATCAAGACActtttattcaaaacattttccgttcacttttcattttgtctttatttgctCACATGCTACCCCTTCTTTGAATTTGCAATGTActtctttgtactttttttttttttttttttgatatgaGACATAAAAGTCCTGCAGTATTGTTTGATATGTCaggatttcacttttttgaaCATTCAAATCAACCCTTTTGAACCCCCACCCTCCGACCTCCAAAAATGCAGTAATATCACCATCTTCCTCTGGCGTGTCAGTAAATCTCTGTGTTAATTGTGGCCCTGCCCTTTCGCTGCATTCCTGCGACTTCTCTCTGTTCCAGCTTTTACTGTGCTCAGCCTCACAGCTTCCATCTGCTCAGTAACTCTTGTCAAAACTAAGCTCTTAACTCACAACTTTCATCCTCCCTGTAATCTTTGGAAggacagtgatgttttttttttccaaatttttggGGGTTTTCCCTTCCTGATAAAACATAAATTCCACTTGatcaaatttcttttaaaaatccaattcatttcaacatttaaaagaaaataaaaaagagagggtTTTGCTGGTACACCTATGCTATGGATAGCTGGCCAACTATATTGTTACCAGGATATATTTCAATACCAGCTACAGTGGAGttaaaaggagaagagaatCTGCTATCTGAAATATCAGTGGCAGAGTTCAGGGTTGGTGTGggcccctttttaaaaaaaaaaaaaaaaaaagcagtacatAATTCAATAGAGCCACATGAAAGGTTGCGTTTTGCAAAGGGGTTTGAGTATTGTTAATGTACAGCTGCCTTCCCCTGCTTGGTAACAAGTTATTGAAAGCTGTAAAAGTAATATCCAGTTTCAAACTGTCACTTGTACAATACTCCCAACAGAAGATGTTCACcaccttttttattgttttattattatagcCACAAGGCATTCTGGAAAATAAAGGAATCACAGTTTGAAGTGGAGGTAGATGAGGCAGGGTGAGGGGGAGTGGGAACACCAAAAAGTAAATTACATCACTTTATCAAAATTTCTGTTCTTGGAATGCAATAAACCTTAGTTACGTGATATGTAAGATTCAAAAGTGTTGCAGGGAAGACATTTAATTCATAATGATTAGCCTAATGTTGGGGTGTTATCAAGACCAGCTCATTTGTAGTCCAGTGTAAACAAAGATCAAGTTTGATCTCGTGTGATTCAGTGTCAAGACAGAACAGGGGTCAAATTACAGTCCAGACCACAGGAAACCAAATATTATTTGTGGCAAATTCCAAAACAGACCAACATTTTTGTAGTATTCCAGATAACAGTACTCAGCTGTTCTTTCATTTAAACGtttaggaagaaaaaacagtatGCGACCCAACAGTTTTTATACTTGTGAGGGATTAAAATCTTTGTCCTCAAAACAGGTTCAATGGTAAATATCTTAGATTTGAGACTGATCGGACTTGAATATTTCAACTCTGACAGGAGGATGTGGTTCAGCTCCCGTGTTAACTTGTACATGTACTTCTCCAGGATTCGATGACTTCCACCTCTCCATCCACAGTGACATGGCAACAGTTGCTAAAGCCATGGCCTGCCCAGAGTCAGGTCTGGAGGTGCGGGACAGGATGTGGCTCAAGATAACCATCGCAAACGCCTTTATCGGTACGCCTGTCAAAGCAGAGGGCATGGTCTagcatttgttattttcttcatcagtATGTATGCCCAACTCTTTTGATATTTGCCCAGTTCAGTTTGTAGATTGGTTCTGTCACAGATGGGTCAAAAGTGAGGACAAGCCTCTTTGTTTGCCTTAATCAAACAACTCCATAAGCAGTTTTCATTACAACAGTTTAATGACAGCTAGCCTAATAATCCACGAATGCTGTATGCTCTTTAAATGTCAGCAGATCCCCTGGTTTAATTGATCATAGTTGCACATCAAAGCGGTTTTATTTCCTGTGCTTTTTATAGGTATTTTCAAACGGTACTCTGAACGTTAAAATCATCTGCCAAACtaataaatgttaaatctaAATAAAGATTATTCAAATAATCATCTTAGATGCTATGATATGTAATAAAATGGTCAAGGAGAAGGCGTGGAATACGATAACCAACACTGCAGGATTCACATATTAGCCcctaaaatgtgtgtgtctttgtgtcgGCAGGTTCTGATGTGGTGGACTGGCTCTTCCATCATGTGGAAGGCTTCTCGGATCGCCGTGAGGCCCGTAAATATGCCAGCAACCTGCTGAAGGCCGGCTACATCCGACACACAGTCAACAAGATCACCTTCTCTGAACAGTGCTACTACGTCTTCGGAGACCTCTGTGGCAGTAAGTGCACACTGAAATCTTTGATTAGCTAAGATCGTCTTGGAGTGTCAGCAGTAAAAGTAACTATAAAGTTTGATGGCACAGTTGTATTTCCTGCCACATCTATATAGTGGACTGTTGTAAAGGAGGACGAAAGATTTCTAGATGTGGGTTGCTATTGTCGAATCCTACAtcagtttttcttcctctttttctccctcagaCATGACCCACCTGTCTCTCCATGACCATGATGGTTCCAGTGGAGGTGCCTCAGATCAGGACACTCTGCCCCCTCTGCCCCACCCCGGAGCAGCCCCCTGGCCCATGACCCTGCCCTACCAGTTCCCCATCCCTCACCCTTATGACCTGCCACAGCCCTTTCACGGTGGACCAGGCGCTGGCAGTGCAGGAAGCCAACACAGTGGTGAGTGCACATtgaatatattgtatatattcctcacaagtacagtattttatattaaaacaatCAGCAGAGAAGGGGAAGTAGTTTGTTGGTGGGAAACTATTTTAATACCATCGATAttataaagtgataatattATAAAAGATAATATTATCCTAAGTGATATTCAATACAAACAGCTATTCAATTGCTGTTTTACAAATAACAGATGGTGGTAACAAGTTTTCATGttgaaaaaagaatcaaaatgtCTATAGAAACCTTTCAaacaatgtgatatttcttttcttcattatcaGTCTGTATGCTACAAGCACTATGTTGCAAACACCCAAAGTTTTCCCAAAACCTATTTAAAATACGCTTCTTCTGGCTGATCACCAGAGCTTACAGAAGGGTAACACCGAAGCAGTGATAAATTGGTAAAATCAGTGTAACTACCATTATTTCGTGCTAGCTACAGTTGCATTTCTTGTGAAGGAGCAAACTACAACCCTCTACCAACCACTTTTCACGTCACAAGATTTTGGTTGAAGTGACACTTTGCTccttttgtttgctgtcttacTCAGTATCAGATGAGAATATCGATATAATTGTTATCTCCACACTTTCTATACAGTTATATGTTCAGTGAATGTTTAAATTAGCTAACTGCAAAGCCTGGCTCTGCCGAGTAAAACATATTCCTTCCGACAGCCCCAAAGCTGCCTGAttttcatgttatattttgtgtgcTGTAAGcgtagaaacagaaaatcagaCATTGTGGTTTTAGGAGGTGTTTACATATGCAATTGAGATATTTACTGACCAACAACAGCTGGGCCCCCTGGCTGCACACAACCTATCAGATGTCCTGTCTTTATGTTATGTTTGCACACTGCCAAAACTTGAATGTACTGgtgaataatttaaaagttaACAAGATACAACATATGAATAATACAGTTTGGGTAAGGTTTGTTCTATCaattttaatggaaaataaatattccCTTGCTTGAAATATTTGTGCTAAGCTGGATTAACATTGCGAAGAGACTAAACTGATACATATCTTTACATCTGTCTGTGAAAGCATCCATTGCAATACAATGAGTTCCTTTTAATCATATGAACTGTCACGGTTTTAAATTCATCATTCTGAAGAACTTGCCGTAAAAGCAAGCAAGCTGTTTGCggtaataaaatgaaaacatgtaatTGCCTCTGGTAATGGCTGAGCTGTTTGGCCTGTGAAAGGCAGTGAATTCTCTGTGACCATGTCTGCATTAGTCATGCAGCTCTCCTGAGAGTCTCCCACAAACTGGGTCAGTACTGTCTGCGTCACTTCACTGGCACCCAGATGGGAGAGAGTGGCTCGTGTAGGTCACCcagaattaatttaaaacaaaataacctaTTTGTATGTCACACTTCAATAATAACTCTTCTACTCTGTCCACAGGAAGCAGTGGTTCAAACTGCAGCAAGAACGAGGGTCGGAAGTCCGGCGGCAGTGGCAGCGAATCTGATATCAGGAGCCACCGAGCTCCAAGCGAGCGCTCAGTGGCTCCCCCTAGTGAGCGAAGCATCCGTAGCTCTGTCAGCCACCGCAGTGCCAACTCCCACCTAATAGCCTATGGGCCTGGCCTTGTCTATGGCCCCCCTGGCCTGCCCCCACAGCCCCCACATCTGTCTACCGCTGCACCTGGCGCCCCACCAGGCAGAGAGCTTTCATCTGTGCCCCCTGAGCTCACTGCGTCACGCCAATCTCTGCGCATGGCAGTGGGCAACGCCGGAGAATTCTTtgttgatgtgatgtgatgcaGGTTATAGGCTGATAAGAGTAGCAGATTGGgatttttcatgtcattataAGGCTGAGAAGGACAGCATGACAGgacaggagggagggaagatTGCAAAAGCTGTAACCCAAGGCCGTGATTCCACTTTCCTAAAAGCATAAATGGAGCCAATCTTGCTGTGTatgctgacagaaaatgttCCTCCTCTCTTGTGCTTTTCTTCCTAGTAGTAGTGGCCATACTTTCTTCAGTGAAGAAACCCCCTCACTCAAGATGGAACCAAAGCGCCTTTTCTCATTTTCCGCTCCTTGGTGGGGAGTAGTTTGTGTGAGGACaaaaagcgagagagagagagagagagagagagggagagaaaagggagggaggcagTGGAAACGGACAACTGGGGAAGATGACTCAGCGCTTTTCTACAtggatgtttttcatttgttcttctCTTCGCTCTAccctcctctctgccttcctTATCTAACATTCTCTGTCCTCCCCCACCCCTGTCCACGTcaaaactgagagagaaaagaagccTCTTCCCTCTTTCCGTTCTTTCAATTCCCATTTCCCTGACCTctaacaagaataaaaaactgaagaaagcTGATATGAAAACTAACTGTTAACCttattcagactttttaaatgtttgcttgacttaagagagaaagaaatggaaaaatttgTATGTAGTGCAAGAGAATCACAGTCCttcttactgtaaaaatacatttgttttattatatacgTAGTCGGTCACAACTAGTTTCATTTTCCAATGCTAAACATGAGCATCCAGCTTCAAGAGTCATTTTTACACCACACAACTGCATTTTCATCTGTTAATCAGAGCATTTTCAGACTCTGTCTTGTGATAATGtatagtggaaaaaaaatttcttacCATGTCTTTCACACTACTCttttatcaaggaaaaaaatgtctttttatttataaatatagtTTTA encodes:
- the LOC120799136 gene encoding segment polarity protein dishevelled homolog DVL-3-like codes for the protein MGETKIIYHLDDQETPYLVKLSVPADKVTLADFKNVLKKPNYKFFFKSMDDDFGVVKEEISDDNAKLPCFNGRVVSWLVSGDGAHTDAGSVADSLEPTPPLERTGGIGDSRPPSYHGKAASGRDSLDNDTETGSMVSQRRERERPRRKHTNDHGGRQNGYSSRAMGRGAAEYDSCSSFMSSELESTSCFDSEDDDATSRFSSSTEQSSSRLMRRHRRRRRKPKASNMDRSSSFSSITDSTMSLNIITVTLNMEKYNFLGISIVGQSNERGDGGIYIGSIMKGGAVAADGRIEPGDMLLQVNDINFENMSNDDAVRVLRDIVHKPGPITLTVAKCWDPNPRSCFALPRSEPIRPIDPAAWVSHTAAMTGVYPPYGMSPSMSTVTSTSSSISSSIPETERFDDFHLSIHSDMATVAKAMACPESGLEVRDRMWLKITIANAFIGSDVVDWLFHHVEGFSDRREARKYASNLLKAGYIRHTVNKITFSEQCYYVFGDLCGNMTHLSLHDHDGSSGGASDQDTLPPLPHPGAAPWPMTLPYQFPIPHPYDLPQPFHGGPGAGSAGSQHSGSSGSNCSKNEGRKSGGSGSESDIRSHRAPSERSVAPPSERSIRSSVSHRSANSHLIAYGPGLVYGPPGLPPQPPHLSTAAPGAPPGRELSSVPPELTASRQSLRMAVGNAGEFFVDVM